The following are encoded together in the Oreochromis niloticus isolate F11D_XX linkage group LG12, O_niloticus_UMD_NMBU, whole genome shotgun sequence genome:
- the isl1a gene encoding insulin gene enhancer protein isl-1 isoform X2 → MGDMGDPPKKKRLVSLCVGCGNQIHDQYILRVSPDLEWHAACLKCAECSQYLDESCTCFVRDGKTYCKRDYIRLYGIKCAKCNIGFSKNDFVMRARSKVYHIECFRCVACSRQLIPGDEFALREDGLFCRADHDVVERASLGPGDPLSPLHPARPLQMAEPISARQPALRPHVHKQPEKTTRVRTVLNEKQLHTLRTCYNANPRPDALMKEQLVEMTGLSPRVIRVWFQNKRCKDKKRSQLMKQLQQQQSSDKTNIQGMTGTPMVAASPERHDGGIQANPVEVQSYQPPWKVLSDFALQSDIDQPAFQQLVSFSEGGPGSNSTGSEVASMSSQLPDTPNSMVSSPIEA, encoded by the exons ATGGGAGACATGGGGGATCCGCCGAAAA AGAAGCGGCTGGTGTCTCTGTGCGTGGGCTGCGGAAACCAGATCCACGACCAGTATATCTTGCGGGTCTCTCCGGACCTGGAATGGCACGCCGCCTGTCTCAAGTGTGCCGAGTGCAGCCAGTACCTGGACGAGTCCTGCACGTGCTTCGTCAGGGATGGAAAGACTTACTGTAAACGGGACTACATCAG GTTATACGGGATTAAATGCGCTAAATGCAACATCGGCTTCAGCAAGAACGACTTCGTTATGAGGGCCCGTTCCAAGGTCTACCACATTGAGTGTTTCCGCTGCGTGGCCTGCAGTCGGCAGCTCATCCCGGGGGACGAATTTGCTTTGCGGGAAGACGGGCTCTTCTGTCGAGCAGACCACGATGTGGTGGAAAGGGCCAGTCTGGGCCCCGGGGACCCGCTGAGCCCCCTGCACCCCGCCAGACCGCTGCAGATGGCAG AACCAATCTCTGCCCGTCAGCCGGCTCTCCGGCCTCACGTACACAAACAGCCCGAGAAGACCACCCGGGTCCGGACGGTGCTGAACGAGAAGCAGCTGCACACGCTGCGGACCTGCTACAACGCCAACCCGAGGCCCGACGCCCTAATGAAGGAGCAGCTGGTGGAGATGACCGGCCTCAGCCCGCGAGTGATCCGGGTCTGGTTCCAGAATAAGCGGTGCAAAGACAAGAAGAGAAGCCAGCTCATGAAGCAGCTACAACAGCAGCAGTCCAGCGACAAGACG AACATCCAGGGTATGACGGGAACCCCGATGGTGGCAGCCAGCCCGGAGCGGCACGACGGAGGCATCCAAGCCAACCCGGTGGAGGTGCAGAGCTACCAGCCGCCCTGGAAGGTGCTCAGCGACTTCGCGCTGCAGAGCGACATCGACCAGCCGGCTTTCCAACAACTG GTGAGTTTCTCGGAGGGAGGACCGGGTTCGAACTCGACGGGCAGCGAAGTAGCGTCTATGTCGTCTCAGCTTCCAGATACGCCGAACAGCATGGTCTCCAGCCCTATCGAGGCCTGA
- the isl1a gene encoding insulin gene enhancer protein isl-1 isoform X1 yields MGDMGDPPKKKRLVSLCVGCGNQIHDQYILRVSPDLEWHAACLKCAECSQYLDESCTCFVRDGKTYCKRDYIRLYGIKCAKCNIGFSKNDFVMRARSKVYHIECFRCVACSRQLIPGDEFALREDGLFCRADHDVVERASLGPGDPLSPLHPARPLQMAAEPISARQPALRPHVHKQPEKTTRVRTVLNEKQLHTLRTCYNANPRPDALMKEQLVEMTGLSPRVIRVWFQNKRCKDKKRSQLMKQLQQQQSSDKTNIQGMTGTPMVAASPERHDGGIQANPVEVQSYQPPWKVLSDFALQSDIDQPAFQQLVSFSEGGPGSNSTGSEVASMSSQLPDTPNSMVSSPIEA; encoded by the exons ATGGGAGACATGGGGGATCCGCCGAAAA AGAAGCGGCTGGTGTCTCTGTGCGTGGGCTGCGGAAACCAGATCCACGACCAGTATATCTTGCGGGTCTCTCCGGACCTGGAATGGCACGCCGCCTGTCTCAAGTGTGCCGAGTGCAGCCAGTACCTGGACGAGTCCTGCACGTGCTTCGTCAGGGATGGAAAGACTTACTGTAAACGGGACTACATCAG GTTATACGGGATTAAATGCGCTAAATGCAACATCGGCTTCAGCAAGAACGACTTCGTTATGAGGGCCCGTTCCAAGGTCTACCACATTGAGTGTTTCCGCTGCGTGGCCTGCAGTCGGCAGCTCATCCCGGGGGACGAATTTGCTTTGCGGGAAGACGGGCTCTTCTGTCGAGCAGACCACGATGTGGTGGAAAGGGCCAGTCTGGGCCCCGGGGACCCGCTGAGCCCCCTGCACCCCGCCAGACCGCTGCAGATGGCAG CAGAACCAATCTCTGCCCGTCAGCCGGCTCTCCGGCCTCACGTACACAAACAGCCCGAGAAGACCACCCGGGTCCGGACGGTGCTGAACGAGAAGCAGCTGCACACGCTGCGGACCTGCTACAACGCCAACCCGAGGCCCGACGCCCTAATGAAGGAGCAGCTGGTGGAGATGACCGGCCTCAGCCCGCGAGTGATCCGGGTCTGGTTCCAGAATAAGCGGTGCAAAGACAAGAAGAGAAGCCAGCTCATGAAGCAGCTACAACAGCAGCAGTCCAGCGACAAGACG AACATCCAGGGTATGACGGGAACCCCGATGGTGGCAGCCAGCCCGGAGCGGCACGACGGAGGCATCCAAGCCAACCCGGTGGAGGTGCAGAGCTACCAGCCGCCCTGGAAGGTGCTCAGCGACTTCGCGCTGCAGAGCGACATCGACCAGCCGGCTTTCCAACAACTG GTGAGTTTCTCGGAGGGAGGACCGGGTTCGAACTCGACGGGCAGCGAAGTAGCGTCTATGTCGTCTCAGCTTCCAGATACGCCGAACAGCATGGTCTCCAGCCCTATCGAGGCCTGA
- the isl1a gene encoding insulin gene enhancer protein isl-1 isoform X3 has protein sequence MGDMGDPPKKKRLVSLCVGCGNQIHDQYILRVSPDLEWHAACLKCAECSQYLDESCTCFVRDGKTYCKRDYIRLYGIKCAKCNIGFSKNDFVMRARSKVYHIECFRCVACSRQLIPGDEFALREDGLFCRADHDVVERASLGPGDPLSPLHPARPLQMAAEPISARQPALRPHVHKQPEKTTRVRTVLNEKQLHTLRTCYNANPRPDALMKEQLVEMTGLSPRVIRVWFQNKRCKDKKRSQLMKQLQQQQSSDKTNIQGMTGTPMVAASPERHDGGIQANPVEVQSYQPPWKVLSDFALQSDIDQPAFQQLFQPCVTGRS, from the exons ATGGGAGACATGGGGGATCCGCCGAAAA AGAAGCGGCTGGTGTCTCTGTGCGTGGGCTGCGGAAACCAGATCCACGACCAGTATATCTTGCGGGTCTCTCCGGACCTGGAATGGCACGCCGCCTGTCTCAAGTGTGCCGAGTGCAGCCAGTACCTGGACGAGTCCTGCACGTGCTTCGTCAGGGATGGAAAGACTTACTGTAAACGGGACTACATCAG GTTATACGGGATTAAATGCGCTAAATGCAACATCGGCTTCAGCAAGAACGACTTCGTTATGAGGGCCCGTTCCAAGGTCTACCACATTGAGTGTTTCCGCTGCGTGGCCTGCAGTCGGCAGCTCATCCCGGGGGACGAATTTGCTTTGCGGGAAGACGGGCTCTTCTGTCGAGCAGACCACGATGTGGTGGAAAGGGCCAGTCTGGGCCCCGGGGACCCGCTGAGCCCCCTGCACCCCGCCAGACCGCTGCAGATGGCAG CAGAACCAATCTCTGCCCGTCAGCCGGCTCTCCGGCCTCACGTACACAAACAGCCCGAGAAGACCACCCGGGTCCGGACGGTGCTGAACGAGAAGCAGCTGCACACGCTGCGGACCTGCTACAACGCCAACCCGAGGCCCGACGCCCTAATGAAGGAGCAGCTGGTGGAGATGACCGGCCTCAGCCCGCGAGTGATCCGGGTCTGGTTCCAGAATAAGCGGTGCAAAGACAAGAAGAGAAGCCAGCTCATGAAGCAGCTACAACAGCAGCAGTCCAGCGACAAGACG AACATCCAGGGTATGACGGGAACCCCGATGGTGGCAGCCAGCCCGGAGCGGCACGACGGAGGCATCCAAGCCAACCCGGTGGAGGTGCAGAGCTACCAGCCGCCCTGGAAGGTGCTCAGCGACTTCGCGCTGCAGAGCGACATCGACCAGCCGGCTTTCCAACAACTG ttTCAACCCTGTGTCACTGGGAGGAGCTGA